In Pelosinus sp. UFO1, one genomic interval encodes:
- a CDS encoding S-layer homology domain-containing protein yields the protein MGASTTAFAASADSFSDVPKNHWSYAALDELAKDGIIEGYGDSKFEGNRMMSRYEMATIVAKAMDKVKSGSLGDQALVEKLEKEYGNELEALNKKVDALDKKVNATNALVDKFKISGLTRVQAGSDDGKNMNYNNRFYMDLEGEMKVSDMWRARFTIEKNAQYKSSEPVYENKWVSDGTATGGKWSKVAHTHAGKDNSANDQDHNGSVSNVWVEGTIAGNWYVNAGRKWNGIGYQNLLWGNPADGAAFYHPVSKDWMISGLVWSPTWDGAKYTMAAGNIFGKLTKTVDANVAYAKIVNNKEDYWTGADMAYSIDLRAHLTPTLTATASYVKTNADQGGGYWKDKSDLDRDFAYRLDYKGTNTSNVGSFGMYAKYVDMGATGDFGHDDEWTTRGPSYSNGNKGWYVGINYVPWQNVEWSTMYAKVKEGTSVAAADGESDRKIIRTQLDYHF from the coding sequence TTGGGAGCATCGACAACAGCGTTTGCGGCATCTGCAGACAGTTTTTCCGATGTACCGAAGAATCACTGGAGTTATGCAGCACTTGACGAATTAGCTAAAGACGGTATTATTGAAGGTTATGGAGATAGTAAGTTCGAAGGAAACCGTATGATGAGTCGTTATGAAATGGCGACCATTGTTGCCAAGGCGATGGACAAAGTAAAATCCGGCTCGCTCGGCGATCAAGCACTAGTGGAAAAGCTAGAAAAAGAATATGGCAATGAACTTGAAGCACTCAATAAGAAAGTTGATGCTTTAGATAAAAAAGTCAATGCTACAAATGCGCTTGTCGATAAATTTAAAATATCTGGTTTAACAAGGGTGCAAGCAGGCAGTGATGACGGAAAAAACATGAACTATAATAACCGTTTTTACATGGATTTGGAAGGTGAAATGAAAGTATCTGATATGTGGCGGGCCAGATTTACTATTGAAAAAAATGCGCAGTATAAATCCAGTGAGCCTGTTTATGAAAATAAATGGGTGTCAGATGGAACTGCAACTGGTGGAAAATGGTCAAAAGTTGCGCATACACATGCCGGGAAGGATAACTCAGCTAATGACCAGGATCACAACGGTTCCGTTTCCAATGTGTGGGTAGAAGGTACGATTGCAGGCAACTGGTATGTCAATGCTGGTAGAAAGTGGAATGGAATTGGTTATCAGAATCTGTTATGGGGTAATCCAGCCGATGGTGCAGCGTTCTATCACCCAGTAAGCAAAGATTGGATGATCAGTGGACTCGTTTGGTCACCAACTTGGGATGGCGCCAAGTACACCATGGCTGCTGGAAACATATTCGGCAAACTGACGAAGACAGTGGATGCCAATGTGGCTTATGCTAAAATCGTAAATAATAAAGAAGATTACTGGACAGGGGCGGATATGGCGTATTCGATAGACCTCCGAGCACATTTGACGCCAACTTTGACAGCAACAGCTTCCTATGTAAAGACCAATGCGGATCAAGGCGGCGGTTACTGGAAAGATAAAAGCGATCTTGACCGTGACTTTGCTTATCGCTTGGATTATAAGGGGACGAATACTAGTAATGTGGGTTCCTTCGGTATGTATGCAAAATATGTCGATATGGGTGCAACTGGTGACTTTGGTCATGATGATGAATGGACAACACGCGGACCTTCATACTCGAATGGTAATAAAGGCTGGTATGTAGGCATAAATTATGTTCCTTGGCAGAATGTAGAATGGTCAACGATGTATGCTAAAGTAAAAGAAGGTACAAGTGTAGCAGCAGCCGATGGCGAATCAGACAGAAAAATCATTCGTACGCAACTCGATTATCATTTCTAA
- a CDS encoding HAD-IIB family hydrolase encodes MKVAASDFDGTLFIDNGICPENVEGVRLWRAAGNKFGVVTGRDYGMLVPQLEYFGIDYDFAICNNGAIIFGENGKVLYQAEIPEQALYVVATHPCVADSLHVAFSQAESSCIYREREGSWMVREAKQWQFLLKIIEVAEINELSRVHQIALGFASLDGAAEAARQINLLFGDTVYACQNRGSVDITPIGIDKSKGIEKLLELKAWQDAEVYVIGDEINDLPMIHRFDGYAVESAREVIRRDAKQSFSSVGSMLQNNL; translated from the coding sequence TTGAAGGTTGCAGCCAGTGATTTTGATGGAACGCTGTTTATCGATAATGGAATTTGTCCAGAAAATGTAGAGGGGGTTCGTCTATGGCGGGCAGCTGGTAATAAGTTTGGCGTAGTCACAGGACGCGATTACGGCATGTTAGTTCCACAGCTAGAATATTTTGGCATAGATTATGATTTTGCAATATGCAATAATGGTGCGATCATTTTCGGTGAAAATGGTAAAGTGCTTTATCAAGCTGAGATTCCAGAGCAAGCACTCTATGTAGTAGCGACACATCCCTGCGTGGCAGATAGCCTGCATGTTGCATTTTCTCAGGCAGAGAGCAGTTGTATTTATCGCGAAAGGGAAGGGTCTTGGATGGTCCGTGAGGCAAAACAATGGCAATTTTTATTAAAGATAATAGAAGTTGCTGAAATCAATGAACTTAGTCGGGTACATCAAATTGCATTGGGGTTTGCTAGTCTGGATGGGGCAGCGGAAGCTGCCCGGCAAATCAACCTACTGTTTGGTGATACAGTGTATGCTTGCCAGAACCGTGGTAGCGTAGATATTACTCCAATTGGCATCGACAAAAGTAAGGGAATTGAAAAATTATTAGAACTAAAAGCATGGCAGGATGCAGAGGTGTATGTTATTGGTGACGAAATCAATGATTTACCAATGATACATAGGTTTGATGGCTATGCTGTAGAATCAGCAAGAGAAGTTATAAGAAGAGATGCGAAACAGAGTTTTTCTTCGGTTGGCAGTATGCTACAAAATAATTTATAG